From the Pseudomonas sp. SORT22 genome, one window contains:
- a CDS encoding TIGR00645 family protein — translation MERIIENAMYASRWLLAPIYFGLSLGLLALALKFFQEIFHVLPNVFALAEADLILVLLSLIDMALVGGLLVMVMISGYENFVSQLDIDEDKEKLSWLGKMDSSSLKMKVAASIVAISSIHLLRVFMDARNIEPQYLMWYVIIHMTFVVSAFAMGYLDKVTKH, via the coding sequence ATGGAACGTATTATCGAAAATGCGATGTATGCCTCGCGCTGGCTGCTCGCGCCCATCTACTTTGGTCTGTCGTTGGGCCTGTTGGCGCTGGCACTGAAGTTCTTCCAGGAGATCTTCCACGTCCTGCCCAACGTCTTCGCCCTGGCTGAAGCCGACCTGATCCTGGTGCTGCTGTCGCTGATCGACATGGCCCTGGTCGGCGGCCTGCTGGTGATGGTGATGATTTCCGGTTACGAGAACTTCGTCTCGCAGCTGGATATCGACGAAGACAAGGAAAAACTCAGCTGGCTGGGCAAGATGGACTCGTCTTCGCTGAAGATGAAAGTCGCAGCCTCGATCGTGGCGATTTCCTCGATCCACCTGCTGCGGGTGTTCATGGACGCGCGCAACATCGAACCCCAGTACCTGATGTGGTACGTGATCATTCACATGACCTTCGTGGTCTCGGCCTTTGCCATGGGTTACCTGGACAAGGTCACCAAGCACTGA
- a CDS encoding ATP-binding protein, with amino-acid sequence MPDPVAASLRLAPEALTRPFSAEQFAFSTTNDLEPFRGVLGQERAVEALQFGVAMPRPGYNVFVMGEPGTGRFSFVKRYLKAEGKRLQTPSDWVYVNNYDEPREPRALELPPGSAGAFISDIGGLIDNLLATFPAVFEHPSYQQKKSAIDRAFNQRYDRALDVIERASLEKDVALYRDSSNVAFTPMADGKALDEAEFAQLPEAERERFHDDIAALEERLNEELASLPQWKRESSNQLRQLNEETITLALQPLLAPLSEKYAENAAVCAYLQAMQVYLLRTVVEQLVDDSKTDAQARKLLEEQYAPSLVVGHHASGGAPVVFEPHPTYDNLFGRIEYSTDQGALYTTYRQLRPGALHRANGGFLILEAEKMLSEPFVWDALKRALQSRKLKMESPLGEFGRLATVTLNPQMIPLNIKVVIIGARQLYYALQDHDPDFQEMFRVLVDFDEDIPMVDESLEQFAQLLKTRTSEEGMAPLSADAVARLATYSARLAEHQGRLSARIGDLFQLVSEADFIRHLANDEMTDAGHIERALKAKATRTGRVSARILDDMLAGIILIDTDGAAVGKCNGLTVLEVGDSAFGVPARISATVYPGGSGIVDIEREVNLGQPIHSKGVMILTGYLGSRYAQEFPLAISASIALEQSYGYVDGDSASLGEACTLISALSKTPLKQCFAITGSINQFGEVQAVGGVNEKIEGFFRLCEARGLTGEQGAIIPRANVATLMLDERVLQAVRAGMFHVYAVSQADEALSLLVGEPAGEPDEEGQFPEGSVNARVVERLRVIAEMISEEDLKEAEKEQAEQALAQVKPS; translated from the coding sequence ATGCCCGATCCTGTCGCTGCGAGCCTGCGTCTTGCGCCCGAAGCCCTGACCCGGCCGTTTTCCGCTGAACAGTTCGCTTTTTCCACCACCAATGATCTGGAGCCTTTTCGCGGTGTGCTTGGCCAGGAGCGTGCAGTCGAAGCCTTGCAGTTCGGCGTCGCCATGCCGCGTCCCGGGTATAACGTCTTCGTCATGGGCGAGCCCGGCACTGGTCGTTTCTCGTTCGTCAAACGCTACCTCAAGGCCGAAGGCAAGCGCCTGCAAACGCCCTCGGACTGGGTCTATGTCAACAACTACGACGAGCCACGCGAGCCGCGCGCGCTGGAGTTGCCACCGGGCAGCGCCGGTGCGTTCATCAGCGACATCGGTGGCCTGATCGACAACCTGTTGGCAACCTTTCCGGCAGTGTTCGAGCACCCGTCCTACCAGCAGAAGAAAAGCGCCATCGACCGCGCCTTCAACCAGCGATACGACCGTGCCCTGGATGTGATCGAGCGCGCCTCGCTGGAAAAGGACGTGGCCCTGTACCGCGACAGCAGCAACGTTGCCTTCACCCCGATGGCCGACGGCAAGGCGCTGGACGAAGCGGAATTTGCGCAGCTGCCGGAAGCCGAGCGCGAGCGTTTCCACGACGATATCGCCGCGCTGGAAGAACGCCTCAACGAAGAACTGGCGAGCCTGCCGCAATGGAAGCGTGAATCGAGCAACCAGCTGCGTCAGCTCAACGAAGAAACCATCACCCTGGCCTTGCAGCCATTGCTGGCGCCGCTGTCTGAGAAGTACGCCGAGAACGCCGCCGTCTGTGCCTACCTGCAAGCCATGCAGGTCTACCTGCTGCGCACCGTGGTCGAGCAACTGGTTGATGACAGCAAGACCGACGCCCAGGCGCGCAAGCTGCTCGAAGAGCAGTACGCACCGAGCCTGGTGGTCGGCCATCACGCCAGCGGCGGGGCGCCGGTGGTGTTCGAGCCGCACCCGACCTACGACAACCTGTTCGGCCGTATCGAATACAGCACCGACCAGGGCGCGTTGTACACCACCTATCGGCAACTGCGCCCGGGGGCCCTGCACCGGGCCAACGGCGGCTTCCTGATTCTGGAAGCCGAGAAGATGCTCAGCGAGCCGTTTGTCTGGGACGCGCTCAAGCGCGCCCTGCAGTCGCGCAAGCTGAAGATGGAATCGCCGTTGGGCGAGTTCGGCCGCCTGGCCACCGTGACCCTCAACCCGCAGATGATCCCGCTGAACATCAAGGTGGTGATCATCGGTGCGCGCCAGCTGTACTACGCCCTGCAGGATCACGATCCGGACTTCCAGGAGATGTTCCGGGTGCTGGTCGACTTCGACGAAGACATCCCCATGGTCGACGAGAGCCTGGAGCAGTTCGCCCAGTTGCTCAAGACCCGCACCAGCGAGGAGGGCATGGCGCCGCTGAGCGCCGACGCGGTGGCGCGCCTGGCGACCTACAGCGCGCGCCTGGCCGAGCACCAGGGGCGTTTGTCGGCGCGTATTGGTGATTTGTTCCAGCTGGTCAGCGAGGCGGATTTCATCCGCCACCTGGCCAATGACGAAATGACCGACGCCGGGCACATCGAACGTGCGCTCAAGGCCAAGGCCACGCGCACCGGCCGTGTGTCGGCGCGGATTCTCGACGACATGCTGGCCGGCATCATCCTCATCGATACCGACGGCGCCGCGGTGGGCAAGTGCAACGGCCTGACCGTACTGGAAGTCGGCGATTCAGCCTTCGGTGTGCCGGCGCGGATCTCCGCCACGGTCTACCCCGGCGGCAGCGGTATCGTCGACATCGAGCGCGAGGTCAACCTCGGCCAGCCGATCCACTCCAAGGGGGTGATGATCCTCACCGGTTACCTGGGCAGCCGTTATGCCCAGGAATTCCCCCTGGCGATCTCCGCGAGTATCGCCCTGGAGCAGTCCTACGGTTATGTCGACGGCGACAGCGCCTCGCTGGGCGAGGCCTGCACGCTGATCTCGGCCTTGTCGAAAACCCCGCTCAAGCAGTGCTTCGCCATCACCGGCTCGATCAACCAGTTCGGTGAAGTGCAGGCGGTCGGTGGGGTCAACGAGAAGATCGAGGGCTTCTTCCGCCTTTGTGAAGCCCGTGGCCTGACTGGCGAGCAGGGCGCGATCATCCCGCGTGCCAACGTTGCCACGTTGATGCTCGACGAGCGGGTGCTGCAGGCGGTACGCGCCGGCATGTTCCACGTCTATGCCGTAAGCCAGGCCGACGAGGCCCTGAGCCTTTTGGTCGGTGAACCTGCCGGTGAGCCGGATGAAGAAGGCCAGTTCCCGGAAGGCAGTGTCAACGCCCGGGTCGTCGAGCGCTTGCGGGTAATTGCCGAGATGATCAGCGAAGAGGACCTCAAGGAGGCAGAAAAGGAGCAGGCCGAGCAGGCCCTGGCCCAGGTCAAACCGTCCTGA
- a CDS encoding DUF3015 domain-containing protein, which produces MKRILLGTLFTAVSLNAMAQAPGGPDCGWGNMLFEGQRGTPAHFLASTTNGTSGNATFGMTSGTNGCSTNAALTYGGKSWFAMNGMMNELSEDMAKGQGEALTTYAVVLGVAPEDRAHFAAVTHQHFQDIFKTADVTAEDVHSNTLAVLKSDPRLAKYVTQA; this is translated from the coding sequence ATGAAACGGATTCTTCTGGGTACTCTGTTCACCGCGGTCTCCCTCAATGCCATGGCCCAGGCCCCTGGCGGACCGGATTGCGGCTGGGGCAACATGCTGTTCGAGGGCCAACGCGGCACACCGGCCCACTTCCTTGCATCCACCACCAACGGCACCTCCGGCAACGCCACTTTCGGCATGACCTCGGGCACCAACGGCTGCTCGACCAACGCTGCGCTGACCTATGGCGGTAAATCATGGTTCGCCATGAACGGCATGATGAACGAACTCTCCGAAGACATGGCCAAGGGTCAAGGTGAAGCACTGACCACCTATGCCGTGGTGCTCGGTGTCGCACCGGAAGATCGCGCGCACTTCGCCGCGGTTACCCATCAACACTTCCAGGACATCTTCAAGACCGCCGATGTCACGGCTGAAGATGTACACAGCAACACCCTCGCAGTGCTGAAAAGCGATCCACGCCTGGCCAAGTACGTCACCCAGGCTTAA